One genomic window of Melopsittacus undulatus isolate bMelUnd1 chromosome 15, bMelUnd1.mat.Z, whole genome shotgun sequence includes the following:
- the PCSK7 gene encoding proprotein convertase subtilisin/kexin type 7, with protein MLHWKRRAPLWSAGMEATLCIHTCLWLSAAWVPLASCCPREPRGAEPRPEELSWAVSLDAPEDELEQRAEELARAAGLVNMGRIGELRGHYLFRAQRGGRAGLEAVRHAVDSVLARHDAVRWHAEQRLLKRSKRSLHFNDPKYPLQWHLNNRKSPGKDINVTGVWERNVTGRGVTVVVVDDGVEHTIKDIQPNYSPEGSYDLNSNDPDPMPHPDEENGNHHGTRCAGEIAAVPNNSFCTVGVAYGSRIAGIRVLDGPLTDSMEAIAFNKHYQINDIYSCSWGPDDDGKTVDGPHQLGKAALQHGVIAGRRGFGSIFVVASGNGGQHNDNCNYDGYANSIYTVTIGAVDETGSMPFYAEECASMLAVTFSGGDKMMRSIVTTDWDLQKGTGCTEGHTGTSAAAPLAAGMIALMLQVRPCLTWRDVQHIIVFTATKYEDRHAKWDTNRAGFSHSHQHGFGLLNAWRLVNAAKIWESVPYLASYVSPALREGRSIPLLPRELEAAWNVSTADLEQSGMRTLEHVAVTVTITHPRRGNLEIRLFCPSGMMSLIGTARSMDSDPNGFADWTFSTVRCWGEEAQGTYRLVIRDTGDESLRPGTLKQWQLTLYGSSWSPAEMKERQRLLEEAMSGQYLSSDFSLPCPPGLEIPEEQRFTITANTLKTLLLLGCFAVFWTFYYMLEVCLTRNNVGLDVACSGSIACRWYQQGGKHRALESGLEMESVPLYREKDTEDVELECEHPEPARDGEDRSWSPKVPSSQETTAELLVEDREQRPC; from the exons ATGCTGCATTGGAAGCGGAGGGCACCGCTATGGAGCGCAGGGATGGAGGCCACGCTCTGCATCCACACATGTCTCTGGCTCAGCGCCGCCTGGGTCCCGCTCGCCTCCTGCTGCCCCCGGGAGCCCCGGGGCGCTGAGCCCCGGCCCGAGGAGCTGAGCTGGGCCGTGAGCCTGGACGCGCCCGAGGACGAGCTGGAGCAGCGCGCTGAGGAGCTGGCCCGTGCCGCGGGGCTGGTGAACATGGGCCGCATCGGGGAGCTCCGGGGCCATTACCTGTTCAGGGCCCAGCGCGGCGGACGCGCCGGCCTCGAGGCCGTGAGGCACGCGGTGGACTCGGTCCTCGCCCGGCACGATGCCGTGCGGTGGCACgcagagcagaggctgctcAAGCGCTCCAAGCGCAGCCTGCACTTTAACGACCCCAAATACCCACTGCAGTGGCACCTG AACAACCGCAAGAGCCCCGGGAAGGACATCAACGTCACGGGGGTGTGGGAGCGGAACGTGACGGGGCGCGGTGTGACCGTGGTGGTGGTGGATGATGGCGTGGAGCACACCATCAAGGACATACAGCCAAACTAC AGCCCAGAAGGCAGCTACGACTTGAACTCCAACGATCCCGACCCCATGCCTCACCCTGACGAGGAGAACGGCAACCACCACGGGACGCGCTGCGCCGGGGAGATCGCTGCCGTGCCCAACAACAGCTTCTGCACGGTGGGAGTTGCCTATGGGAGCCGCATCGCAG GCATCCGAGTGCTGGACGGGCCCCTCACCGACAGCATGGAGGCCATTGCCTTCAATAAGCACTATCAGATCAATGACATCTACAGCTGCAG CTGGGGTCCAGATGATGATGGGAAAACCGTGGATGGCCCCCATCAACTGGGAAAG gctgccctgcagcacGGTGTCATCGCAGGGCGCAGGGGCTTTGGGAGCATCTTCGTGGTGGCCAGCGGCAACGGAGGGCAGCACAACGACAACTGCAACTATGATGGTTATGCCAACTCCATCTACACTGTCACCATAG GTGCGGTGGACGAGACAGGCTCCATGCCCTTCTATGCTGAGGAGTGTGCCTCTATGTTAGCAGTGACCTTCAGCGGTGGGGACAAGATGATGAGGAGCATT gtGACCACGGACTGGGACCTGCAGAAGGGCACGGGCTGCACGGAAGGGCACACCGGGACCTCTGCTGCCGCTCCCCTCGCAGCCGGGATGATCGCACTGATGCTGCAGGTACGGCCCTGCCTCACATGGAGGGATGTGCAGCACATCATCGTCTTCACTGCCACCAAG TACGAGGACCGTCATGCCAAGTGGGACACCAACCGGGCAGGCTTCAGCCACAGCCATCAGCACGGCTTCGGGCTGCTGAACGCATGGAGGCTGGTGAATGCTGCCAAG ATCTGGGAGTCAGTCCCATACCTCGCCTCCTATGTGAGCCCAGCCCTGCGGGAGGGCCGGAGCATCCCACTGCTACCACGGGAGCTGGAGGCCGCCTGGAATG tcaGCACCGCAGACCTGGAGCAATCCGGGATGAGAACCCTGGAGCACGTGGCTGTCACCGTCACCATAACCCATCCCCGCCGCGGCAACCTGGAGATCCGGCTCTTCTGCCCCAGCGGCATGATGTCCCTGATAGGCACTGCCAGGAGCATGGACTC GGACCCCAATGGCTTTGCTGACTGGACCTTCTCCACGGTCAGGTGCTGGGGTGAGGAGGCACAGGGCACCTACAGACTGGTCATCAGGGACACTG GAGATGAGAGCCTGAGGCCTGGGACCTTGAAGCAGTGGCAGCTGACCCTGTATGGCTCCTCCTGGTCCCCAGCGGAGATGAAGGAGCGGCAGAG gctgctggaggaggcCATGAGTGGGCAGTACCTGAGCAGTGacttctccctgccctgccctccAGGACTGGAGATCCCAGAGGAGCAGCGCTTCACCATCACAGCCAACACCCTCAAG ACCCTCCTGCTGCTTGGATGCTTTGCTGTGTTCTGGACTTTCTACTACATGCTGGAGGTTTGCCTGACCAGGAACAACGTGGGGCTGGACGTGGCCTGCAGTGGCTCCATCGCCTGCAGGTGGTAccagcagggagggaagcacAGAGCCCTGGAGAGCGGCTTGGAGATGGAGTCTGTGCCACTGTACCGGGAGAAGGACACGGAGGATGTGGAGCTGGAGTGTGAGCACCCGGAGCCAGCCCGGGACGGGGAGGACCGGTCCTGGAGCCCCAAAGTGCCCAGCAGCCAGGAGACAAcggcagagctgctggtggaggACAGGGAGCAGCGGCCGTGCtag
- the TAGLN gene encoding transgelin, translated as MANKGPAYGMSRDVQSKIEKKYDDELEERLVEWIVAQCGAAVGRPERGRLGFQVWLKNGIVLSRLVNSLYPDGSKPVKIPDTPPTMVFKQMEQIAQFLKAAEDYGVVKTDIFQTVDLFEAKDMAAVQRTLMALGSLAITKNDGHYHGDPNWFMKKAQEHKREFTESQLKEGKNVIGLQMGSNKGASQAGMSYGRPRQIIS; from the exons ATGGCGAACAAGGGCCCAGCATATGGCATGAGCAGGGACGTGCAGTCCAAGATAGAGAAGAAGTATGACGACGAGCTGGAGGAGCGGCTGGTGGAGTGGATCGTGGCGCAGTGTGGGGCTGCCGTGGGGCGCCCCGAGCGGGGCCGCCTGGGCTTCCAGGTCTGGCTGAAGAACGGCATC GTCCTCAGCAGGCTGGTGAACAGCCTCTACCCCGACGGCTCCAAGCCCGTGAAGATCCCCGATACCCCTCCTACCATGGTCTTCAAGCAGATGGAGCAGATCGCCCAGTTCCTCAAGGCAGCTGAGGACTATGGTGTGGTCAAGACTGACATATTCCAGACCGTCGACCTCTTTGAAG CCAAGGACATGGCGGCGGTGCAGAGGACGCTGATGGCGCTGGGGAGCCTGGCGATCACCAAGAACGATGGGCACTACCATGGGGACCCCAACTGGTTCATGAA GAAAGCGCAGGAGCACAAGCGGGAGTTCACCGAGAGCCAACTGAAGGAGGGCAAGAACGTCATCGGCCTACAGATGGGCAGCAACAAGGGGGCATCACAGGCGGGGATGAGCTACGGCCGACCCCGGCAGATCATCAGCTAA